The Bacteroidota bacterium genome includes a window with the following:
- the dusB gene encoding tRNA dihydrouridine synthase DusB — MVKIAGIDIAEFPLLLAPMEDVSDPPFRMICKQQGADLVYTEFIAVDGLIRDADKSLQKLDIYDEERPVGIQIFGGEIEPMRQAVKYIERANPEFLDINYGCPVKKVVCKGAGAGILQDVDKMVAMTREIVQSTHLPVTVKTRLGWDENSIRIVEVALRLQDIGIKALSIHARTRAQMYKGEADWSWIKKVTDHPDIEIPIFGNGDVDSPEKAVYNKENYGVDGIMIGRAAIGHPWIFREVKHFMATGEHLAPPTVAERVEVCRNHLLAGIQWKGERTGIVEMRRHYTNYFKGMDHFKPFRLKLVSCDSLSEILETLDAIQEHFVLEAAGV, encoded by the coding sequence ATGGTCAAAATTGCTGGTATAGACATTGCGGAATTTCCGCTATTGCTCGCTCCGATGGAGGATGTGAGCGATCCTCCATTTCGTATGATCTGCAAGCAACAGGGGGCTGATTTGGTCTATACCGAATTTATTGCCGTCGACGGCTTGATCCGCGATGCCGACAAAAGCCTGCAGAAGCTGGACATCTATGATGAAGAACGTCCCGTGGGGATTCAGATTTTTGGAGGCGAAATAGAGCCGATGCGGCAAGCCGTCAAGTATATCGAACGTGCCAACCCTGAGTTTTTGGATATCAACTACGGCTGCCCGGTAAAAAAGGTGGTTTGCAAGGGTGCCGGAGCCGGCATTCTTCAAGACGTCGACAAAATGGTTGCGATGACCCGCGAAATTGTTCAGAGTACGCATCTTCCAGTCACCGTCAAGACCCGCTTGGGTTGGGATGAAAACAGCATCCGAATCGTGGAGGTTGCGCTACGGTTGCAAGACATCGGCATCAAGGCCTTGAGCATCCATGCCCGCACACGCGCGCAGATGTACAAAGGTGAGGCAGACTGGTCGTGGATCAAAAAAGTCACCGATCACCCCGACATCGAAATTCCAATTTTTGGCAACGGCGATGTCGATTCACCCGAAAAGGCAGTTTACAACAAGGAAAACTATGGGGTGGACGGTATTATGATCGGCCGCGCAGCGATTGGTCACCCTTGGATCTTCCGCGAAGTGAAGCATTTCATGGCCACCGGCGAGCATCTTGCACCGCCCACGGTTGCCGAGCGTGTGGAGGTATGCCGCAACCACTTGTTGGCAGGCATTCAATGGAAAGGCGAGCGTACAGGCATTGTCGAGATGCGCCGGCATTACACCAACTACTTCAAAGGAATGGACCACTTCAAGCCTTTCAGACTCAAATTGGTGAGTTGCGACAGCCTGTCTGAAATTTTGGAGACATTGGATGCGATTCAGGAGCACTTCGTACTGGAAGCAGCAGGTGTCTGA
- a CDS encoding phosphatidate cytidylyltransferase, which translates to MVGLLLEAHPQEQVSQVRLTSLVQVLIFGAVCGLLLHVAATWMSNLLKRFLTALVAGSVVITAIVLSQWGTMIFCALVSILGLHEFYRITGVKSTIAKWFLIGMSFVVWYYWGWEAFAPHNETAFPHPFYFRLNLHGFIGLIAALAAIILLFEKKVTLPAQEMGLMGFGYIYVLVPMSLLFQLTVLTRSNAIGSNDYHFQTILGTLMLTWCLDTMAYFCGRFLGKHKLWERISPKKTWEGAIGGALFCMGLACAFEFWIWPMNFSWIVVGAIISIFAQLGDLVESLYKRGLQIKDSGGILPGHGGILDRFDGLLIATPLIYLYIQWTNWN; encoded by the coding sequence TTGGTCGGACTGCTTCTCGAAGCGCATCCCCAAGAACAAGTGAGCCAAGTCAGGCTCACAAGTCTCGTTCAAGTTCTTATCTTTGGCGCGGTATGCGGCCTGCTTTTGCATGTCGCAGCAACATGGATGAGTAACCTCCTCAAGCGTTTTCTTACTGCATTGGTCGCCGGAAGCGTCGTCATCACGGCCATTGTGCTTTCCCAGTGGGGCACGATGATCTTTTGCGCGTTGGTTTCGATTTTGGGCCTCCACGAATTTTACCGCATCACCGGTGTCAAGTCAACCATTGCAAAGTGGTTTTTGATCGGAATGTCATTTGTCGTTTGGTATTATTGGGGTTGGGAGGCCTTTGCCCCGCACAACGAGACCGCCTTTCCGCATCCATTTTATTTTCGACTCAACCTTCATGGATTCATCGGATTGATTGCCGCCTTGGCAGCGATCATTCTTTTATTCGAAAAAAAGGTGACGCTTCCCGCCCAGGAGATGGGCTTGATGGGCTTTGGCTATATCTATGTGTTGGTGCCCATGAGCCTGCTGTTTCAGCTGACGGTGCTCACCCGCAGCAACGCCATCGGGAGCAATGACTATCATTTCCAAACCATTCTCGGTACGTTGATGCTCACTTGGTGCCTCGATACAATGGCCTATTTCTGCGGAAGATTTTTGGGCAAGCACAAGCTTTGGGAACGCATCAGCCCGAAGAAGACTTGGGAGGGCGCAATTGGTGGGGCGCTCTTTTGCATGGGCCTGGCTTGCGCATTTGAGTTTTGGATTTGGCCAATGAACTTTAGTTGGATTGTCGTGGGGGCGATCATCTCGATTTTTGCACAACTCGGGGACTTGGTGGAGTCTTTGTACAAAAGAGGCCTCCAAATCAAGGACAGTGGCGGTATTTTGCCGGGTCACGGAGGCATTTTGGACCGCTTTGATGGCCTTTTGATCGCCACTCCACTCATTTACCTCTACATTCAGTGGACAAATTGGAATTAA